The Oxalobacteraceae bacterium OTU3CINTB1 genome includes a window with the following:
- the rpsJ gene encoding 30S ribosomal protein S10, whose translation MSAPNQKIRIRLKAFDYKLIDQSALEIVDTAKRTGAVVKGPVPLPTRIQRFDVLRSPHVNKTSRDQFEIRTHQRLMDIVDPTDKTVDALMKLDLPAGVDVEIKLQ comes from the coding sequence ATGTCCGCACCAAACCAGAAAATCCGTATCCGCCTGAAGGCTTTCGACTACAAGCTGATCGACCAGTCCGCACTGGAAATCGTTGACACCGCCAAGCGCACCGGCGCCGTGGTCAAGGGCCCAGTCCCACTGCCAACCCGCATCCAGCGTTTCGACGTTCTGCGTTCGCCACACGTCAACAAGACCTCGCGCGACCAGTTCGAAATCCGCACCCACCAGCGCCTGATGGACATCGTCGACCCAACCGACAAGACCGTGGACGCGCTGATGAAGCTGGACCTGCCAGCTGGCGTCGATGTCGAAATCAAACTGCAATAA
- a CDS encoding ROK family transcriptional regulator, whose product MIVAGDQQLLKQINRMALVRRLCGAPGLSRAALAEAVGLTKSTVSLLVRELLDEGWLSESALVATGALGRRATPLRLDTGRLALLGVDLGIGGARVVATDLLGTVLAERALPYPDPADPSACVGLIADALVAMTAPGGALGGRAPLGLGIGVPGVVDDATGVLRYAPHLGWRDVDVLGGLRARVAAGALAGLPLFIQNEANVAALAELEFAGQVGADPLIYLSIGYGVGAGIVVNGRLLTGLYGFAGEVGHTILQQGGPRCSCGRRGCADALIGMRALMDQVDGAPGAAGETGNAGEAGTGGASGPERLERLFAQAGAGEPAACQAVEAAGRHLGVLLNNLWVAFDPMCIVVGGAALRLGERFLAPGRDVLRDYAEATQLPAPTIRTPHFGANAIAIGGAAMARHHLMRPFGGQGAGVMHANPARL is encoded by the coding sequence ATGATCGTCGCCGGCGACCAGCAGTTGCTCAAACAAATCAACCGCATGGCCCTGGTGCGCCGCCTGTGCGGCGCGCCCGGCCTGTCGCGCGCCGCGCTGGCCGAGGCGGTCGGCCTGACCAAGTCCACCGTCAGCCTGCTGGTGCGCGAGTTGCTTGACGAGGGCTGGCTCAGCGAAAGCGCGCTGGTCGCCACCGGCGCGCTGGGCCGGCGCGCCACGCCGCTGCGGCTCGACACCGGCCGCCTGGCGCTGCTGGGCGTGGACCTGGGCATCGGCGGCGCCCGCGTGGTCGCCACCGACCTGCTCGGCACGGTGCTGGCCGAGCGCGCCCTGCCCTACCCCGACCCCGCCGACCCTTCCGCCTGCGTCGGCCTGATCGCCGACGCGCTGGTGGCGATGACGGCGCCCGGCGGCGCCCTCGGCGGACGGGCCCCGCTCGGCCTGGGCATCGGCGTGCCCGGCGTGGTCGACGACGCCACCGGGGTCTTGCGCTACGCGCCCCACCTGGGCTGGCGCGACGTCGACGTGCTCGGGGGACTGCGCGCACGCGTGGCCGCCGGCGCGCTGGCCGGGCTGCCGCTGTTCATCCAGAACGAGGCCAACGTTGCCGCGCTGGCCGAGCTCGAATTTGCCGGCCAGGTCGGCGCCGATCCGCTGATCTACCTGAGCATAGGCTACGGCGTCGGCGCCGGCATCGTCGTCAACGGCCGCCTGCTGACGGGCCTGTACGGTTTCGCGGGCGAGGTCGGCCACACCATCCTGCAGCAGGGCGGCCCGCGCTGCTCGTGCGGGCGGCGCGGCTGCGCCGACGCCCTGATCGGCATGCGCGCGCTGATGGACCAGGTCGACGGCGCGCCCGGCGCGGCCGGAGAAACCGGCAACGCCGGCGAGGCCGGCACGGGCGGGGCGTCCGGGCCAGAGCGGCTCGAGCGCCTGTTCGCGCAGGCCGGCGCCGGCGAGCCGGCCGCGTGCCAGGCGGTCGAGGCGGCCGGGCGCCACCTGGGCGTACTGCTCAACAACCTGTGGGTGGCGTTCGACCCGATGTGCATCGTCGTCGGCGGCGCCGCGCTGCGCCTGGGCGAGCGCTTCCTGGCGCCGGGGCGCGACGTGCTGCGCGACTACGCCGAGGCCACCCAGCTGCCGGCGCCGACCATCCGCACGCCCCACTTCGGCGCCAACGCCATCGCCATCGGCGGCGCGGCCATGGCGCGGCACCACTTGATGCGCCCGTTCGGCGGCCAGGGCGCCGGCGTCATGCACGCCAACCCCGCCAGACTTTAG
- a CDS encoding TonB-dependent receptor — MHKNLKTFSESPLSQRRLICLAVAGACATFVPAFAQTAGVPGDGADGPKVVVTGIRASMQSTMNMKRNADGIVDGIVADDIGKFPDTNLAESLQRISGVSIDRSNGEGQKVTVRGLGPDFNLVLLNGRQMPTTDLSDLSGRSFDFSNLASEAISQLQVYKTGRADSPSGGIGATINVMTARPLDNPGMRASIGAKAVKDDSNKELPGMLKGDSVTPEVSGIYSNTSEDGRFGIAVSASHQRRDSGYNRAGLANGYQGPYLGSATLPEGATLPQPGQPGSEKITNRPGQNDLYLIPQNFGYGVNAISRQRTNGQLVLQFRPVKELTTTLDLTYSEQKIQTKRNELSVWFGQTPTSTSTWPGGKVQTPLTYMETYKTPQDISVVGGDYATKTKNKSIGFNTVWKATNDLRLEFDVHHSNAESGADSPWGSENNLSNASYSRGNTMVDFTKELPVVSMPAANLAAAPIQATGSWFHNSWQKATINQAQTKGNLKLFEASELNFGVGYTDSTNRSTYSNVQNNSWGGASKASDYPGSLFQANSLGSFFKEFGGHNAPELFGSLYTFDFGKVRAATAAATGLSTYLPNFDSADTDRKLTEKTTSGYVSFGTDWEAAIPFHTSVGVRMERTKVTSVAQVLVGTGVVWESQNELPLKFAGASYSTQDASYNNVLPALNFDADLRPDMKLRASVGTTIGRPRYDQMQGGLTLGTIGNVFTGGTASVGNPALKPVKSKNLDLSWEWYYDQQSVLSVAGFHKKMDNYAGQTATSTPLYNLHTPVGGAYYTAARNSGCSAADTNCLRNYILTNFRGQPGVEYLGVKSDGNLDGKITGQPGDPLMPFLLTSYANQKSATVKGAEINVQHMFGRTGFGVQANYTYVTSPTKYDDANVQDQFAILGLSNSANLVGIYEDQKWSVRVAYNWRDSFLAATVDAGGGRPAPVYTDKYGQTDISVGYNVTDKLSLQAEVINLTNATQRQYGRTERSTLNVTQAGPRYMLGARYKF, encoded by the coding sequence GTGCATAAAAATTTGAAAACGTTTTCAGAGTCGCCGCTGAGCCAGCGCCGGTTGATCTGCCTGGCAGTGGCCGGCGCGTGCGCCACGTTCGTGCCCGCGTTCGCCCAGACCGCCGGCGTGCCGGGCGACGGCGCCGACGGCCCGAAAGTGGTCGTCACCGGCATTCGCGCCAGCATGCAGTCGACCATGAACATGAAGCGCAACGCCGACGGCATCGTCGACGGCATCGTCGCCGACGACATCGGTAAATTCCCCGACACCAACCTGGCCGAATCGCTGCAGCGCATCTCCGGCGTGTCGATCGACCGCAGCAACGGCGAGGGCCAGAAGGTCACCGTGCGCGGCCTCGGTCCCGACTTCAACCTGGTGCTGCTCAACGGCCGCCAGATGCCGACCACCGACCTGAGCGACCTGTCGGGCCGTTCGTTCGACTTCTCCAACCTGGCCTCGGAAGCGATCTCGCAGCTGCAGGTGTATAAAACCGGCCGCGCCGACAGCCCGTCCGGCGGCATCGGCGCCACCATCAACGTGATGACCGCGCGTCCGCTGGACAATCCCGGCATGCGTGCCAGCATCGGCGCCAAGGCCGTCAAGGACGACTCCAATAAAGAACTGCCCGGCATGCTCAAGGGCGACAGCGTCACGCCCGAAGTGTCTGGCATCTACAGCAACACCAGCGAAGACGGCCGTTTCGGCATCGCCGTGAGCGCCAGCCACCAGCGCCGCGACTCCGGCTACAACCGCGCGGGCCTGGCCAATGGCTACCAAGGTCCGTACCTCGGTTCGGCCACCCTGCCGGAAGGCGCAACCCTGCCGCAGCCGGGCCAGCCCGGCTCGGAAAAGATCACCAACCGTCCCGGCCAGAACGATTTGTATCTGATCCCGCAGAACTTCGGCTACGGCGTCAACGCCATCTCGCGTCAGCGCACCAACGGCCAGCTGGTGCTGCAATTCCGTCCGGTCAAGGAATTGACCACGACCCTGGACCTGACGTATTCGGAACAGAAGATCCAGACCAAGCGCAACGAGCTGAGCGTGTGGTTCGGCCAGACGCCGACCTCGACCAGCACCTGGCCGGGCGGCAAGGTGCAGACCCCGCTGACCTATATGGAAACGTATAAGACGCCGCAGGACATCTCGGTGGTGGGCGGCGACTACGCGACCAAGACCAAGAACAAGTCGATCGGCTTCAACACCGTATGGAAGGCCACCAACGACCTGCGCCTGGAGTTCGACGTCCACCATTCGAACGCCGAATCCGGCGCCGACAGCCCATGGGGCAGCGAGAACAACCTGTCGAACGCCAGCTACAGCCGCGGCAATACGATGGTCGACTTCACCAAGGAGTTGCCGGTGGTGAGCATGCCGGCGGCCAACCTGGCCGCCGCGCCGATCCAGGCCACCGGTTCGTGGTTCCACAACAGCTGGCAGAAGGCCACCATCAACCAGGCCCAGACCAAGGGTAACCTGAAGCTGTTCGAAGCGTCCGAGCTGAACTTCGGCGTCGGCTACACCGACTCGACCAACCGGTCGACCTATTCGAACGTGCAGAACAACAGCTGGGGCGGCGCCTCCAAGGCGTCCGATTATCCGGGCAGCCTGTTCCAGGCCAATTCGCTCGGCTCGTTCTTCAAGGAATTCGGCGGCCACAACGCGCCAGAGCTGTTCGGTTCGCTCTACACCTTCGACTTCGGCAAGGTGCGCGCCGCCACGGCCGCGGCCACGGGCCTGTCGACCTACCTGCCGAATTTCGACAGCGCCGACACCGACCGCAAGCTGACGGAAAAAACCACCTCCGGTTATGTATCGTTCGGCACGGACTGGGAGGCCGCCATCCCGTTCCATACGTCGGTCGGCGTACGCATGGAGCGCACCAAGGTCACCTCCGTGGCGCAAGTACTGGTGGGCACCGGCGTGGTGTGGGAATCGCAGAATGAATTGCCGCTCAAGTTCGCCGGCGCGTCGTACAGCACCCAGGACGCCAGCTACAACAACGTGTTGCCGGCCCTGAACTTCGACGCCGATCTGCGTCCCGACATGAAACTGCGCGCCAGCGTCGGCACCACCATCGGCCGGCCGCGCTACGACCAGATGCAGGGCGGCTTGACGCTCGGCACCATCGGCAACGTGTTTACCGGCGGCACCGCCTCGGTCGGCAACCCGGCCCTCAAACCGGTCAAGTCGAAGAACCTGGACTTGTCGTGGGAATGGTATTACGACCAGCAGAGCGTGCTGTCGGTCGCCGGCTTCCACAAGAAGATGGACAACTACGCCGGCCAGACGGCAACCTCGACGCCGCTCTACAACCTGCACACGCCGGTCGGCGGCGCGTATTACACCGCGGCGCGCAACTCCGGTTGCTCGGCGGCCGACACCAACTGCCTGCGCAACTACATCCTGACCAACTTCCGCGGCCAACCTGGCGTGGAATACCTCGGCGTCAAGTCGGACGGCAACCTCGACGGCAAGATCACCGGCCAGCCGGGCGATCCGCTGATGCCTTTCCTGCTGACTTCGTATGCGAACCAGAAGTCGGCCACCGTCAAGGGCGCCGAGATCAACGTGCAGCACATGTTCGGCCGCACCGGCTTCGGCGTCCAGGCCAACTACACGTACGTGACGTCGCCGACCAAGTACGACGACGCCAATGTCCAGGATCAGTTCGCGATCCTGGGGCTGAGCAACTCGGCCAATCTGGTGGGTATCTATGAAGACCAGAAATGGTCGGTGCGCGTGGCCTACAACTGGCGCGACAGCTTCCTGGCCGCGACCGTCGATGCGGGCGGCGGCCGCCCGGCGCCGGTCTATACCGACAAGTACGGTCAGACCGACATCAGTGTTGGGTACAATGTCACCGACAAGCTGAGCCTGCAGGCCGAGGTCATCAACCTGACCAACGCCACCCAGCGCCAGTACGGCCGCACCGAGCGTTCGACCCTGAACGTGACGCAAGCCGGTCCGCGTTACATGCTGGGCGCGCGCTACAAGTTCTGA
- a CDS encoding cupin-like domain-containing protein, with protein sequence MQQIVEVEGGAPLSDEVLTSPVPLVLRGLVADWPLVRAARAGAGQADAYLRRFYRDATVLASHSPPGTGGRIFYNDDLSGFNFTSQMVRFDQVLDALIAHLDAADPPTLYVGSTTVDTCLPGLRAENDVDLGARDPLASLWIGNRTRIPAHYDVPDNLACVAAGRRRFTLFPPEQLKNLYVGPLDFTPAGQSVSLVDFARPDFDRFPLFAEALRHAQSAELEAGDALFIPSMWWHHVEGLESFNILINYWWRQSPDWMDTPASTLSLALMTLRDLPPAQRAAWKEIFRHYVFDSDGGEAAHIPPAARHSLAPLDDAAARMLRAQILRRLNR encoded by the coding sequence ATGCAACAGATAGTGGAAGTGGAGGGCGGCGCGCCGCTGTCCGACGAAGTATTGACCTCGCCGGTGCCGTTGGTGCTGCGCGGGCTGGTCGCCGACTGGCCGCTGGTGCGCGCCGCGCGCGCCGGGGCGGGGCAGGCCGACGCCTACCTGCGCCGCTTTTACCGCGACGCCACCGTGCTGGCCAGCCACAGCCCGCCGGGCACGGGTGGCCGCATCTTCTATAACGACGACCTGAGCGGCTTTAATTTCACGTCGCAGATGGTGCGCTTCGACCAGGTGCTCGACGCGCTCATCGCGCACCTGGACGCGGCCGATCCGCCGACCTTGTACGTCGGCTCGACCACGGTCGACACCTGCCTGCCGGGCCTGCGTGCCGAAAACGATGTCGACCTGGGCGCGCGCGATCCGCTGGCCAGCCTCTGGATCGGCAACCGCACGCGCATTCCGGCGCATTACGACGTGCCGGACAACCTGGCCTGCGTGGCCGCCGGACGCCGCCGCTTCACCTTGTTCCCGCCCGAGCAGCTGAAGAACCTGTACGTCGGGCCGCTCGACTTCACGCCGGCCGGGCAATCGGTCAGCCTGGTTGATTTCGCGCGGCCGGACTTCGACCGCTTTCCGCTGTTCGCCGAGGCGCTGCGGCACGCGCAATCGGCCGAACTGGAGGCGGGCGACGCGCTGTTCATCCCCAGCATGTGGTGGCACCACGTCGAGGGGCTCGAATCGTTCAACATCCTGATCAACTACTGGTGGCGCCAGTCGCCGGACTGGATGGACACGCCGGCCAGCACCTTGTCGCTGGCCTTGATGACCTTGCGCGACCTGCCGCCGGCCCAGCGCGCGGCGTGGAAGGAGATCTTCCGCCATTACGTGTTCGACAGCGACGGCGGCGAGGCGGCGCACATCCCGCCGGCCGCGCGCCACTCGCTGGCGCCGCTCGACGACGCCGCCGCGCGCATGCTGCGGGCGCAGATCCTCAGGCGCTTGAACCGCTAG
- a CDS encoding DUF817 domain-containing protein, producing the protein MLAALDLHLLDNSTRQGLRGAQRLAVEFLYFGVKEARACLFVALFFAAVFLVPRAGVLGLPRYDVLLVAALAIQVWMVWAGLETWDELKAVCLFHLVGFALEVFKVSGGIQSWSYPDFAYTKVFGVPLFSGFMYAAVGSYIIQAWRLFDLRIRHHPPYWMAVFVALLIYVNFFTHHYIGDYRWYLAACALGLYARTTVVFRPLDRDRQMPLLLSFVLIGFFIWLAENISTFWGVWRYPNQLGAWSAVHVSKWSSWSLLVVMTFTIVAHLKHIKARIHVARA; encoded by the coding sequence ATGCTCGCCGCGCTTGACCTGCACTTGCTCGATAATTCGACCCGCCAAGGACTGCGCGGCGCTCAGCGCTTGGCGGTCGAGTTCTTGTATTTTGGCGTCAAAGAGGCGAGGGCGTGCCTGTTTGTCGCGTTGTTCTTCGCGGCCGTGTTCCTGGTACCGCGTGCGGGCGTCCTCGGACTGCCGCGCTACGACGTGCTGCTGGTTGCCGCACTGGCGATCCAGGTGTGGATGGTGTGGGCCGGGCTCGAAACCTGGGATGAGCTCAAGGCGGTCTGCCTGTTCCATTTGGTCGGCTTCGCGCTGGAGGTGTTCAAGGTGTCTGGCGGCATCCAGTCGTGGAGCTATCCGGACTTCGCCTACACCAAGGTGTTCGGCGTTCCGCTGTTCTCCGGTTTCATGTACGCCGCCGTCGGCAGCTACATCATCCAGGCGTGGCGCTTGTTCGACTTGCGGATTCGTCATCACCCGCCGTACTGGATGGCGGTGTTTGTCGCGCTACTTATATATGTCAACTTCTTCACCCACCACTACATCGGCGACTACCGCTGGTATTTGGCCGCGTGCGCGCTGGGTCTGTATGCGCGCACCACGGTGGTGTTCCGCCCGCTCGACCGCGATCGCCAGATGCCTTTGTTGCTGAGTTTTGTGCTGATCGGCTTTTTCATCTGGCTGGCCGAGAACATCAGCACCTTCTGGGGCGTGTGGCGCTATCCCAACCAGTTGGGCGCGTGGTCGGCGGTCCATGTCAGCAAGTGGAGCTCGTGGTCGCTGTTGGTGGTGATGACCTTCACCATCGTCGCCCACCTAAAACATATCAAGGCCCGCATCCATGTCGCCCGGGCCTAG
- a CDS encoding PEP-CTERM sorting domain-containing protein (PEP-CTERM proteins occur, often in large numbers, in the proteomes of bacteria that also encode an exosortase, a predicted intramembrane cysteine proteinase. The presence of a PEP-CTERM domain at a protein's C-terminus predicts cleavage within the sorting domain, followed by covalent anchoring to some some component of the (usually Gram-negative) cell surface. Many PEP-CTERM proteins exhibit an unusual sequence composition that includes large numbers of potential glycosylation sites. Expression of one such protein has been shown restore the ability of a bacterium to form floc, a type of biofilm.) — protein MNKLLRTILPVLAACASLAAGPALASASGTTSIGNVTLGVIDLTPQDAANAGYIIDSFDTRLMVYTDTSNTGGGFYPTTVTPPPYTAGNAQMAHSSATAGATTTGIVGDVAAQVTTGPALGLDNMVSADSQQWIWLTLAPHTLLTVSGNVLTDATRSLDAGEGYGVFSWASIDITDSEMHTFSYLSRESALIRGEDTGAASSSEFFTLAFANPGATAMAVSVNFLAYTDITVTAAVVPEPTTYAMLLAGLLLTGRAARRAGRTS, from the coding sequence ATGAACAAACTGTTGCGCACGATATTGCCCGTGCTGGCCGCCTGTGCCAGCCTGGCCGCCGGCCCCGCGCTGGCCAGCGCGAGCGGTACCACCAGCATCGGCAACGTCACGCTCGGCGTCATCGACCTCACGCCGCAGGACGCCGCCAACGCCGGCTATATCATCGATTCCTTCGACACCCGGCTCATGGTCTACACCGACACCAGCAATACCGGCGGCGGCTTCTATCCAACCACCGTGACTCCGCCGCCTTACACCGCCGGCAACGCGCAGATGGCGCACAGCTCGGCCACGGCAGGCGCCACCACCACCGGCATCGTGGGCGATGTCGCCGCGCAAGTCACCACCGGCCCCGCCCTCGGGCTGGACAACATGGTCAGCGCCGACAGCCAGCAGTGGATATGGCTGACCCTGGCCCCGCATACATTGCTGACCGTGTCGGGCAACGTGCTCACCGATGCCACCCGCTCGCTGGACGCCGGCGAGGGGTATGGCGTCTTCAGTTGGGCATCGATCGACATCACCGACAGCGAGATGCACACCTTCAGCTATCTGTCGCGCGAGAGCGCGCTGATCCGGGGCGAGGACACCGGCGCCGCCAGCAGCAGCGAATTCTTCACCCTGGCCTTCGCCAACCCGGGCGCCACCGCCATGGCAGTGAGCGTCAACTTCCTCGCCTACACGGACATCACGGTGACGGCTGCCGTGGTGCCGGAGCCGACCACCTACGCCATGCTGCTGGCCGGCTTGCTGCTGACGGGAAGAGCCGCCCGGCGTGCGGGCCGCACATCCTAA
- the rplC gene encoding 50S ribosomal protein L3, with the protein MSLGLLGRKVGMMRIFTDEGDSIPVTVLDVSNNRVAQIKTPETDGYSAVQVAFGQRRASRVTKAVAGHHAKAGVEAGTLLKEFRVDATKAAELKAGDVVAASLFEVGQKIDVQGVTIGKGYAGTIKRHHFASGRATHGNSRSHNVPGSIGMAQDPGRVFPGKRMTGHLGDVTRTVQNLEIARIDADRQLLLVKGAIPGAKNGQVVVSPAVKVKAKKGA; encoded by the coding sequence ATGAGCCTTGGCCTCCTCGGTCGCAAGGTTGGTATGATGCGCATCTTCACGGATGAAGGGGATTCGATCCCTGTCACCGTGCTGGACGTATCGAACAACCGTGTTGCGCAAATCAAAACTCCTGAAACTGATGGTTACTCCGCAGTTCAGGTCGCATTCGGTCAACGTCGCGCTTCCCGCGTAACGAAGGCTGTTGCTGGTCACCACGCTAAAGCTGGTGTTGAAGCCGGTACTCTGTTGAAAGAGTTCCGCGTCGACGCCACCAAGGCAGCAGAATTGAAAGCCGGCGATGTCGTTGCCGCTTCGCTGTTCGAAGTCGGTCAAAAGATCGACGTTCAAGGTGTCACGATCGGTAAAGGCTATGCCGGTACCATCAAGCGTCACCACTTTGCTTCGGGCCGTGCTACCCACGGTAACTCGCGTTCGCACAACGTTCCAGGCTCCATCGGTATGGCGCAGGATCCAGGCCGCGTGTTCCCAGGTAAGCGCATGACCGGTCACCTCGGTGACGTCACCCGCACCGTGCAGAACCTCGAAATCGCCCGTATCGACGCCGACCGTCAGCTGCTGCTGGTCAAAGGCGCGATTCCTGGCGCGAAAAATGGCCAGGTCGTCGTATCGCCTGCTGTCAAAGTTAAAGCAAAGAAGGGAGCTTAA
- the rplD gene encoding 50S ribosomal protein L4 codes for MELKLLNAQGQAASNVAAADTIFGRDYNEALIHQIVVAYQANARSGNRKQKDREEVHHTTKKPWRQKGTGRARAGMSSSPLWRGGGRIFPNSPDENFTHKVNKKMYRAGICSILSQLAREERLVVVEDFAIEAPKTKLLSQKLTGMGFDSVLIITDVANENLELASRNLPNVLVVEPRHADPMSLVFYKKIVVTKAALAKIEEMLA; via the coding sequence ATGGAACTCAAGCTCTTGAACGCTCAAGGTCAAGCCGCCTCTAACGTAGCTGCCGCCGACACCATTTTCGGCCGCGACTACAACGAAGCCCTGATCCACCAGATCGTCGTTGCTTACCAAGCCAATGCGCGCAGCGGCAACCGTAAACAAAAAGACCGTGAAGAAGTCCACCACACGACCAAGAAGCCATGGCGCCAAAAAGGCACCGGCCGCGCTCGTGCTGGTATGTCGTCGTCGCCACTGTGGCGCGGCGGTGGTCGCATCTTCCCGAACTCGCCCGACGAGAACTTCACCCACAAAGTGAACAAGAAGATGTACCGCGCAGGTATCTGCTCGATTCTGTCCCAGCTGGCCCGCGAAGAGCGCCTGGTTGTGGTCGAAGATTTCGCGATCGAAGCGCCAAAAACCAAGCTGCTGTCGCAAAAGCTGACCGGCATGGGCTTTGACTCGGTACTGATCATCACCGACGTCGCCAACGAAAACCTGGAACTGGCTTCGCGCAATCTGCCGAACGTTCTGGTTGTCGAGCCACGTCACGCAGATCCAATGTCGCTGGTGTTCTACAAGAAGATTGTAGTGACCAAGGCCGCATTGGCCAAGATTGAGGAGATGCTGGCATGA
- the rplW gene encoding 50S ribosomal protein L23, producing the protein MSALKFSEERLMKVLVAPVISEKATMVAEKNEQIVFRVTTDATKPEIKAAVELLFKVEVESVQTVNREGKQKRSGAHTGRRNHTKRAFVCLKPGQEINFSEEAK; encoded by the coding sequence ATGAGCGCATTGAAATTTAGCGAAGAGCGCCTGATGAAGGTGCTGGTAGCTCCGGTCATTTCCGAGAAGGCCACCATGGTCGCGGAAAAGAACGAGCAGATCGTTTTCCGTGTTACCACCGACGCGACCAAGCCAGAAATCAAGGCCGCCGTTGAACTGCTGTTCAAAGTCGAAGTGGAATCGGTGCAGACCGTCAACCGCGAAGGTAAGCAGAAGCGTTCCGGCGCCCACACCGGCCGCCGCAACCATACCAAGCGTGCTTTCGTGTGCCTGAAGCCTGGCCAGGAAATCAATTTCTCCGAGGAGGCTAAATAA
- the rplB gene encoding 50S ribosomal protein L2 → MALVKMKPTSPGRRGMVKVVNPDLYKGRPFAALVEKKSKTAGRNNNGHITTRHIGGGHKQHYRLIDFKRQKDGIPAKVERIEYDPNRTANIALLCYADGERHYIIATKGMSVGDTVMNGSEAPIKSGNCLPIRNIPVGTVMHCVEMLPGKGAQMARTAGAGVVLMAREGTYAQVRLRSGEVRRVHIECRATVGEVGNAEHSLRKIGKAGAMRWRGVRPTVRGVVMNPVDHPHGGGEGKTAAGRHPVSPWGQQTKGKKTRSNKRTSSMIVSRRGKK, encoded by the coding sequence ATGGCACTCGTTAAGATGAAGCCAACCTCGCCAGGCCGTCGCGGCATGGTGAAGGTTGTGAACCCGGACCTGTACAAAGGTCGTCCGTTCGCAGCCCTGGTTGAGAAAAAATCGAAGACCGCCGGCCGTAACAACAACGGCCACATCACCACCCGTCACATCGGTGGTGGTCACAAGCAACACTATCGCCTGATCGACTTCAAGCGTCAGAAGGATGGCATTCCTGCGAAAGTGGAACGTATCGAATACGATCCAAACCGCACCGCGAATATCGCCCTGCTGTGCTACGCCGACGGCGAGCGTCACTACATCATCGCCACCAAGGGCATGAGCGTGGGCGACACCGTCATGAACGGCTCGGAAGCGCCGATCAAGTCGGGCAACTGCCTGCCGATCCGCAACATCCCGGTCGGTACCGTCATGCACTGCGTCGAAATGCTGCCAGGTAAGGGTGCCCAGATGGCCCGTACCGCCGGCGCCGGCGTCGTTCTGATGGCCCGCGAAGGCACCTACGCCCAGGTCCGCCTGCGCTCGGGTGAAGTTCGTCGCGTGCACATCGAGTGCCGTGCCACCGTGGGTGAAGTCGGCAACGCCGAACACAGCCTGCGTAAAATCGGTAAAGCCGGTGCGATGCGCTGGCGCGGTGTTCGTCCTACCGTTCGCGGTGTGGTCATGAACCCGGTCGATCACCCGCACGGTGGTGGTGAAGGTAAAACCGCAGCTGGTCGTCATCCAGTGTCGCCTTGGGGCCAACAGACGAAGGGTAAGAAGACCCGCAGCAACAAGCGCACTTCTTCCATGATCGTCTCGCGCCGCGGCAAGAAATAA
- the rpsS gene encoding 30S ribosomal protein S19 has protein sequence MTRSLKKGPFCDAHLVKKVEAAQAAKDKKPIKTWSRRSTIMPDFIGLTIAVHNGKLHVPVYVSENMVGHKLGEFALTRTFKGHAADKKAKK, from the coding sequence ATGACTCGTTCATTGAAAAAAGGGCCGTTCTGTGACGCCCACCTGGTGAAAAAAGTCGAAGCGGCGCAAGCGGCCAAAGACAAAAAGCCAATCAAAACCTGGTCCCGTCGTTCGACCATCATGCCTGACTTCATCGGCCTGACGATCGCCGTCCACAATGGCAAGCTGCACGTGCCGGTGTACGTCTCCGAGAACATGGTTGGTCACAAGCTCGGTGAATTCGCGCTGACCCGCACGTTCAAGGGCCATGCCGCTGACAAGAAGGCGAAGAAATAA